A region of Microbacterium suwonense DNA encodes the following proteins:
- the pyk gene encoding pyruvate kinase: MRRAKIVATLGPATSTYETVRALIEAGVDVARLNLSHGDYSVHEANYANVRRAADDAGRAVAVLVDLQGPKIRLGRFEDGPYDLAVGDIFKITTEDIVGNREICGTTFKGLPQDVKPGDYLLIDDGKVRVEVVESDDTVVTTRVIVAGAVSNNKGINLPGVAVNVPALSEKDEDDLRWGLRTGADLIALSFVRNASDIERVHEIMAEEGVRIPVIAKIEKPQAVDALEGIVDAFDGIMVARGDLGVELPLEAVPIVQKRAVELARRMAKPVIVATQMLESMISSPVPTRAETSDVANAVLDGADAVMLSGETSVGDYPVVVVETMARIVESTEEHGLERISPLTNKPRTQGGAITLAALEVAEFVEAKFLCVFTQSGDSARRLSRLRSRIPMLAFTPEPGIRRRMALTWGIQSKLVDLVQHTDAMFHQVDEYLLGQGLAQEGDRVVVISGSPPGIIGSTNDIRVHKVGDAVGGAAPIYKHGV; this comes from the coding sequence TTGAGACGCGCGAAGATCGTGGCCACGCTCGGCCCTGCAACCTCGACCTATGAAACGGTCCGTGCACTGATCGAGGCGGGAGTCGACGTCGCACGACTCAACCTCAGTCATGGTGACTACTCCGTGCACGAGGCGAACTACGCGAATGTGCGCCGAGCAGCCGACGATGCCGGTCGTGCCGTGGCCGTGCTGGTCGACCTGCAGGGACCGAAGATCCGACTCGGCCGGTTCGAGGACGGCCCCTACGATCTCGCGGTGGGCGACATCTTCAAGATCACCACCGAGGACATCGTGGGCAACCGTGAGATCTGCGGGACGACGTTCAAGGGTCTGCCCCAGGACGTCAAGCCGGGTGACTACCTGCTGATCGACGACGGCAAGGTGCGGGTGGAGGTCGTCGAGTCCGACGACACCGTCGTGACCACCCGTGTGATCGTGGCGGGCGCTGTCTCGAACAATAAGGGCATCAACCTGCCGGGCGTCGCCGTGAACGTCCCCGCGCTGAGCGAGAAGGACGAGGACGACCTGCGGTGGGGTCTGCGCACCGGCGCCGACCTGATCGCCCTGTCGTTCGTGCGGAACGCCTCGGACATCGAGCGGGTTCACGAGATCATGGCCGAAGAGGGTGTGCGCATCCCCGTCATCGCGAAGATCGAGAAGCCGCAGGCGGTCGACGCCCTCGAAGGGATCGTGGACGCCTTCGACGGCATCATGGTCGCACGCGGCGACCTTGGCGTCGAGCTGCCCCTGGAAGCCGTTCCGATCGTCCAGAAGCGCGCGGTCGAGCTCGCCCGTCGCATGGCCAAACCGGTGATCGTCGCCACGCAGATGCTCGAGTCGATGATCTCCAGCCCCGTTCCGACCCGCGCGGAGACCTCCGATGTCGCCAACGCCGTGCTGGACGGCGCGGATGCGGTGATGCTCTCGGGCGAGACCAGCGTCGGGGACTACCCGGTCGTGGTCGTGGAGACCATGGCGCGGATCGTCGAGTCGACCGAGGAGCACGGGCTGGAGCGCATCTCGCCGCTCACGAACAAACCCCGCACCCAGGGTGGCGCGATCACGCTCGCAGCCCTCGAGGTCGCGGAGTTCGTCGAGGCGAAGTTCCTGTGCGTGTTCACGCAGTCCGGCGATTCCGCCCGCAGGCTGTCCCGTCTGCGCTCACGCATTCCGATGCTCGCGTTCACGCCCGAGCCCGGCATCCGTCGCCGCATGGCGCTGACCTGGGGAATCCAGTCGAAGCTGGTGGATCTGGTGCAGCACACGGATGCGATGTTCCACCAGGTCGACGAGTACCTGCTCGGCCAGGGACTGGCGCAGGAGGGAGATCGCGTGGTCGTGATCTCCGGATCCCCTCCCGGGATCATCGGCTCCACCAACGACATCCGCGTCCACAAGGTCGGGGATGCTGTCGGCGGAGCTGCTCCGATCTACAAGCACGGCGTCTGA
- a CDS encoding ANTAR domain-containing response regulator gives MTEEQPEQPTASAPRRVVVAEDESLIRLDIVEILRDNGFDVVGEAGDGETAVQLATELRPDVVVMDVKMPQLDGISAAEKLHKANIAPVVLLTAFSQKELVERASEAGALAYVVKPFTPNDLLPAIEIALARHEQIITLEAEVADMVERFETRKLVDRAKGLLNEKMGLSEPEAFRWIQKASMDRRLTMQDVAKAIIEQLAPKK, from the coding sequence GTGACTGAAGAACAGCCTGAGCAGCCCACGGCATCTGCACCGCGACGCGTCGTCGTCGCCGAGGACGAATCGCTCATCCGCCTCGATATCGTCGAGATCCTGCGCGACAACGGATTCGACGTCGTCGGTGAAGCCGGTGACGGTGAGACCGCTGTGCAGCTGGCCACCGAACTGCGCCCCGATGTGGTCGTGATGGATGTGAAGATGCCGCAGCTGGACGGCATCAGCGCGGCCGAGAAGCTGCACAAGGCGAACATCGCCCCCGTCGTGCTGCTGACCGCGTTCAGCCAGAAGGAACTCGTGGAGCGCGCCAGCGAGGCCGGCGCGCTGGCCTATGTCGTCAAGCCCTTCACCCCGAACGACCTGCTTCCCGCGATCGAGATCGCTCTGGCTCGTCACGAGCAGATCATCACGCTCGAGGCCGAGGTCGCCGACATGGTCGAGCGATTCGAGACCCGCAAGCTCGTCGATCGCGCCAAGGGCCTGCTGAACGAGAAGATGGGCCTGAGCGAGCCCGAGGCGTTCCGCTGGATTCAGAAGGCGTCGATGGATCGCCGGCTGACGATGCAGGATGTCGCCAAGGCGATCATCGAGCAGCTCGCGCCGAAGAAGTGA
- a CDS encoding hotdog fold thioesterase — translation MTGMEWATQRGLGALAERMGIVLTEFSIERSVATMPVEGNTQPVGLLHGGAYVVLGESLGSMAANLHAGPGKLAVGVDINATHTRSATSGIVTGVCTPIHLGRSMAVHEIVVSDDQGRRCSTIRITNMIKPLPQK, via the coding sequence ATGACCGGCATGGAGTGGGCCACTCAGCGCGGATTGGGCGCGCTCGCGGAGCGGATGGGGATCGTTCTCACCGAGTTCTCGATCGAGCGCAGCGTGGCCACGATGCCCGTCGAGGGCAACACGCAGCCGGTCGGGCTGCTGCACGGCGGCGCGTATGTCGTGCTGGGCGAGTCGCTCGGATCGATGGCCGCGAATCTGCACGCCGGGCCCGGAAAGCTCGCCGTCGGCGTCGACATCAACGCCACGCACACCCGCTCCGCCACCTCGGGCATCGTCACCGGCGTCTGCACACCCATCCACCTGGGCAGGTCGATGGCGGTGCACGAGATCGTCGTCTCCGACGATCAGGGGCGGCGCTGCTCGACGATCCGCATCACGAACATGATTAAGCCGCTGCCTCAGAAGTGA
- the polA gene encoding DNA polymerase I, producing the protein MTDSAKPTLMVVDGHSLAYRAFFALPVENFTTRDNQHTNAIYGFLSMLVNLIKAEKPSHMAIAFDTSRHSFRTEEYPEYKATRSESPQEFRGQIPLLQECLAAMSIPVLTKEGIEADDILATLARQGTEQGYQVLVVSGDRDSIQLVNDEVTLLYPSVQGVSQLKRYDPDAVLERYGVRPEQYPDIAALVGETSDNLPGVPKVGEKTAVKWLTQFGSLDELLERAGEIKGVVGGNLREHIEDVRRNRRLNRLLNDVELPLGPAELAVAPIDAQALRDVFARLEFRTLLPRVFEAVGATDEPVHDEPAVSIPEPTEASASEIAAWLSGHTGETGLTLVLEGTTITRIGVAHGDELREGDWSDDTAAALRAWLESDSPKVLNDAKPQVKALLRVGIRLGGLSYDTLLAGWLMRPSFPDKTLAHLVGRYLDEKLPEADPTQLVPETDGATPSQEAWFTLRTAAALREAMPASVASVLTDIELPTLMTLADMELAGVAVSHDVLSTFSGELLSRTDRLAAEAFELVGREFNLGSPKQLQEVLFEDLQLPKTRKTKTGYSTDAAVLADLQETNPHPFLDLLLQHREATKLRQIIESLDTAIGEDHRIHTTYVQTGSQTGRLSSTDPNLQNIPVRTEESRRIRSAFEVGDGYETLLTADYSQIEMRIMAHLSGDANLIQAFNSGEDLHRFVGSRVFGVQPEEVTSAMRTKVKAMSYGLVYGLSAFGLSKQLRIEQSEAKQLMQEYFARFGAVRDYLRASVLQAKEDGYTETIFGRRRPFPDLSSPNRVLRENAERAALNAPIQGSAADIMKLALFRIHSDLRDAALRSRVLLQIHDELVVEIAPGSGRPSRRSYASRWRVRRSSPFRWMFRWDEAGTGTRRRTRLESMTAQPRTPSAIDQVAERWVDTLVDLSPVLATYIGRNEANGRLDDLSPEGHERSVAAAREALTELDALDPADEIDRITKTDLSAELRLQIELHEAQWHLRDLNVIASAPQDFRQAFDLMPTAQAEDWGVIAERLAALPAALKGYTQTLREGIRQGIMPARRQVTEVAAQIARYTADDGFFASFVAEAAPEEGQLPASLAKDLADLSGAARVAYDELRTFLSGELAAAAPEQDAVGRELYALNSRRFLGATIDLDETYEWGREELDRMIAEQNSIANEILPGATVEEAVAHLEADPSRKLHGTEALQQWMQQTSDRAIADLGASHFDIPEQIRELECMIAPTQEGGIYYTGPTDDFSRPGRMWWSVPEGVTEFDTWRELTTVYHEGVPGHHLQIAQATYNRAELNTWRRVLAGTSGHAEGWALYAERLMEQLGYLDDPADRLGMLDGQRMRALRVVLDIGVHLGKPRLEGDGIWDYDYAIELMRRNVNMPDEFRRFEVNRYLGWPGQAPSYKVGQRIWEQVRDAVRAQEGEAFSFKAFHKRALDLGGVGLDTLRSAFLG; encoded by the coding sequence GTGACGGACTCCGCAAAGCCTACCCTCATGGTCGTCGACGGCCACTCGCTCGCCTACCGGGCCTTCTTCGCCCTTCCGGTCGAGAATTTCACAACCAGGGACAACCAGCACACGAACGCCATCTACGGCTTCCTGTCGATGCTGGTGAACCTGATCAAGGCCGAGAAGCCCTCGCACATGGCGATCGCCTTCGACACCTCGCGGCACTCGTTCCGCACCGAGGAGTACCCCGAGTACAAGGCGACGCGCTCGGAGTCACCGCAGGAGTTCCGGGGGCAGATCCCGCTGCTGCAGGAATGTCTCGCTGCGATGTCGATCCCGGTGCTCACGAAGGAGGGCATCGAAGCGGACGACATCCTCGCCACCCTTGCCAGGCAGGGCACCGAGCAGGGCTACCAGGTGCTCGTCGTCTCGGGCGACCGTGACTCGATCCAGCTGGTGAACGACGAGGTGACGCTGCTGTACCCCTCGGTGCAGGGCGTCTCGCAGCTCAAGCGCTACGACCCGGATGCCGTGCTGGAGCGCTACGGCGTGCGCCCGGAGCAATACCCCGACATCGCTGCGCTGGTGGGGGAGACCAGCGACAACCTCCCGGGCGTTCCGAAAGTGGGGGAGAAGACGGCGGTGAAGTGGCTGACACAGTTCGGCTCTCTCGATGAGCTGCTGGAGCGCGCCGGGGAGATCAAGGGCGTTGTGGGCGGCAACCTGCGTGAGCACATCGAGGACGTACGCCGCAATCGCCGCCTGAACCGGCTGCTGAACGATGTGGAACTGCCTCTGGGGCCGGCCGAGCTCGCCGTCGCGCCCATCGATGCGCAGGCGCTGCGTGACGTGTTCGCCAGGCTGGAGTTCCGCACGCTGCTCCCACGCGTGTTCGAAGCGGTCGGCGCGACCGACGAACCCGTGCACGACGAGCCCGCCGTGTCGATCCCGGAACCGACGGAGGCCTCGGCATCCGAGATCGCCGCGTGGCTGTCCGGCCACACCGGCGAGACGGGGCTGACGCTGGTTCTCGAGGGCACCACGATCACGCGGATCGGTGTTGCGCACGGCGATGAGCTGCGCGAGGGCGATTGGAGCGATGACACCGCCGCGGCGCTGCGCGCCTGGTTGGAGTCCGATTCCCCGAAGGTGCTCAACGACGCCAAGCCGCAGGTGAAGGCGCTCCTGCGGGTCGGCATCCGTCTGGGCGGGCTGTCGTACGACACGCTGCTGGCCGGCTGGCTGATGCGCCCCAGCTTTCCCGACAAGACCCTCGCGCACCTGGTCGGACGCTATCTCGACGAGAAGCTTCCCGAGGCCGACCCCACCCAGCTCGTCCCCGAGACCGACGGCGCGACGCCCTCCCAGGAGGCGTGGTTCACGCTGCGTACCGCCGCTGCCCTGCGTGAGGCGATGCCCGCATCCGTGGCATCCGTGCTCACCGACATAGAGCTTCCCACCCTGATGACGTTGGCCGACATGGAGCTCGCCGGCGTCGCGGTCTCGCACGACGTGCTCTCCACCTTCTCCGGCGAGCTGCTCAGCCGCACCGACCGCCTCGCCGCTGAGGCGTTCGAGTTGGTCGGGCGCGAGTTCAATCTCGGCTCTCCCAAGCAGCTGCAGGAAGTGCTCTTCGAGGACCTGCAGCTGCCCAAGACCCGCAAGACCAAGACCGGGTACTCCACGGATGCCGCAGTGCTGGCCGACCTGCAGGAAACGAATCCGCATCCCTTCCTGGACCTGCTGCTGCAGCACCGCGAGGCCACCAAGCTCCGCCAGATCATCGAGTCGCTCGACACGGCGATCGGCGAGGATCACCGCATCCACACCACCTATGTGCAGACGGGCAGCCAGACCGGTCGGCTCTCCAGCACCGATCCGAACCTGCAGAACATCCCTGTGCGCACCGAGGAGTCTCGTCGCATCCGCAGCGCCTTCGAGGTGGGCGACGGCTACGAGACACTGCTCACGGCCGACTATTCGCAGATCGAGATGCGGATCATGGCACATCTCTCCGGCGACGCGAATCTGATCCAGGCGTTCAACTCGGGTGAGGATCTGCACCGCTTCGTCGGCTCCCGCGTCTTCGGCGTGCAGCCCGAGGAGGTCACCTCGGCGATGCGCACCAAAGTGAAGGCGATGTCGTACGGCCTGGTGTACGGTCTCAGCGCGTTCGGCCTGTCCAAGCAGCTGCGGATCGAGCAGTCCGAGGCCAAACAGCTCATGCAGGAGTACTTCGCCCGGTTCGGGGCGGTGCGCGACTATCTGCGCGCGTCGGTTCTCCAGGCGAAGGAAGACGGTTACACCGAGACGATCTTCGGCCGGCGGCGCCCGTTCCCCGACCTGTCCAGTCCGAATCGGGTGCTGCGCGAGAACGCCGAGCGGGCTGCTCTGAACGCCCCCATCCAGGGAAGCGCGGCCGACATCATGAAGCTCGCGCTGTTCCGCATCCATTCCGACCTGCGCGATGCGGCGCTCCGCTCACGCGTGCTGCTGCAGATCCACGACGAGCTGGTCGTGGAGATCGCCCCGGGGAGTGGGAGGCCGTCGAGGCGATCGTACGCGAGCAGATGGCGGGTGCGGCGGAGCTCTCCGTTCCGCTGGATGTTCAGGTGGGACGAGGCCGGGACTGGAACGAGGCGGCGCACTAGGCTCGAATCCATGACTGCACAACCGCGCACCCCGTCCGCGATCGACCAGGTCGCCGAGCGCTGGGTGGACACGCTCGTCGACCTGTCTCCCGTGCTGGCGACCTACATCGGACGCAACGAGGCCAACGGCAGGCTGGACGATCTGAGCCCCGAGGGGCATGAGCGCTCCGTCGCCGCCGCGCGGGAGGCTCTCACGGAACTGGATGCCCTGGATCCCGCCGACGAGATCGATCGCATCACCAAGACCGATCTGTCTGCCGAACTGCGCCTGCAGATCGAGCTGCATGAGGCGCAGTGGCACCTGCGCGACCTGAACGTGATCGCCTCGGCACCGCAGGATTTCCGCCAAGCGTTCGATCTCATGCCCACCGCACAGGCGGAGGACTGGGGTGTGATCGCCGAACGGCTCGCCGCGCTGCCGGCGGCGCTGAAGGGCTACACGCAGACCCTGCGAGAGGGCATCCGTCAGGGCATCATGCCCGCCCGGCGCCAGGTGACCGAGGTGGCCGCGCAGATTGCGCGCTACACCGCCGACGATGGCTTCTTCGCCTCGTTCGTCGCCGAGGCGGCACCTGAGGAGGGTCAGCTTCCGGCATCCCTCGCGAAGGACCTCGCCGATCTCTCCGGTGCGGCGCGCGTCGCCTACGACGAGCTGCGCACATTCCTCTCCGGCGAGCTCGCGGCCGCCGCTCCCGAGCAGGATGCCGTCGGGCGCGAGCTCTACGCACTGAACTCCCGCCGATTCCTGGGTGCCACGATCGACCTGGACGAGACCTACGAGTGGGGGCGCGAGGAACTCGATCGGATGATCGCCGAGCAGAACTCGATCGCGAACGAGATCCTTCCCGGGGCGACCGTCGAAGAGGCCGTCGCGCACCTCGAAGCCGATCCCTCGCGCAAGCTGCACGGCACCGAGGCACTGCAGCAGTGGATGCAGCAAACCAGCGACAGGGCGATCGCCGACCTGGGCGCCAGCCACTTCGACATCCCGGAGCAGATCCGCGAGCTGGAATGCATGATCGCCCCCACGCAGGAAGGCGGCATCTACTACACGGGCCCCACCGATGACTTCTCCCGTCCGGGACGGATGTGGTGGTCGGTGCCGGAGGGCGTGACCGAGTTCGACACCTGGCGCGAGCTGACCACCGTGTACCACGAGGGCGTTCCCGGCCACCATCTGCAGATCGCGCAGGCCACCTACAACCGTGCCGAGCTGAACACCTGGCGGCGGGTGCTGGCCGGCACCTCCGGACACGCCGAGGGCTGGGCCCTGTACGCCGAGCGTCTCATGGAGCAGCTGGGCTACCTCGACGACCCCGCCGACCGGCTGGGTATGCTCGACGGTCAGCGCATGCGCGCCTTGCGCGTGGTGCTCGACATCGGGGTGCACCTGGGCAAGCCGCGCCTGGAGGGCGATGGCATCTGGGACTACGACTACGCGATCGAGCTGATGCGACGCAACGTGAACATGCCCGACGAGTTCCGCCGCTTCGAGGTGAACCGCTACCTGGGCTGGCCGGGGCAGGCTCCCTCCTACAAGGTCGGTCAACGGATCTGGGAGCAGGTGCGCGATGCGGTGCGCGCGCAGGAGGGCGAGGCCTTCTCGTTCAAGGCGTTCCACAAACGCGCGCTGGACCTGGGCGGTGTGGGCCTGGACACACTTCGGTCGGCGTTCCTGGGCTGA